A region from the Lolium perenne isolate Kyuss_39 chromosome 4, Kyuss_2.0, whole genome shotgun sequence genome encodes:
- the LOC127292113 gene encoding uncharacterized protein, with amino-acid sequence INYTTRFLLRIDPKQHVHEAPESGIRASRVPLSLSLCAVAQGNKKLRRAAAAGSREFVCKTCSRSFPTFQALGGHRTSHLRARHGLALALAGDHYSDKPNCNVCGLEFEMGQALGGHMRRHRDEAAAVAPPVLLRLFV; translated from the exons ATCAATTATACTACTCGGTTCCTTCTTCGAATAGATCCTAAGCAGCACGTTCATGAAGCACCAGAGAGCGGCATCAGAGCAAGCCGTGTCCCTCTCTCGCTCTCCCTCTGCGCCGTGGCCCAGGGCAATAAGAAGCTGCGCCGCGCAGCTGCGGCCGGATCACGGGAGTTCGTGTGCAAGACGTGCAGCCGATCCTTCCCAACTTTCCAGGCTCTCGGGGGGCACAGGACCAGCCACCTCCGCGCCCGGCATGGGCTCGCGCTCGCGCTCGCCGGAGATCACTACTCCGACAAGCCCAAT TGCAACGTATGCGGGCTTGAGTTCGAGATGGGCCAGGCGCTCGGCGGCCACATGCGCCGGCACCGCGACGAGGCCGCCGCCGTGGCGCCGCCCGTTCTGCTCCGGCTGTTCGTCTAG